The Flavobacteriales bacterium genome includes a region encoding these proteins:
- a CDS encoding response regulator produces MDSNKILIVDDNEINSLFMSIMFSKMGISFDTAQNQKDTLTLLQKNSYKLILLDIHMPKENGYDVARAIRTFDSKTPIVAFTSLPQNAVMVKAMDSGMNEYIHKSTAISQMQDMFEKYGIIAA; encoded by the coding sequence ATGGACTCAAATAAAATTCTTATTGTGGATGATAATGAAATCAATAGTTTGTTTATGAGCATTATGTTCAGCAAGATGGGAATTTCTTTTGATACAGCTCAAAATCAAAAAGACACGCTAACTCTACTCCAAAAAAATTCGTATAAACTGATATTGTTGGATATACACATGCCCAAAGAAAACGGGTATGATGTGGCACGTGCTATTAGAACCTTTGACTCAAAAACGCCTATTGTCGCTTTTACTTCTCTACCTCAAAATGCAGTGATGGTAAAGGCTATGGATAGTGGCATGAATGAATATATTCACAAATCTACCGCCATTAGTCAAATGCAGGATAT